One Halarcobacter ebronensis genomic window carries:
- a CDS encoding HD domain-containing phosphohydrolase, translating into MNYLKVLGSSGSKTKFSGTTSFQVYKDIVIDAGNILNVLGNNALDINHIFLTHSHADHITDLPFIIDNFFEQRRTPLRIYASKQTISSLKNHTFNNEVWPDFSKIKLLDSEEYSLIFIEINVDEPIYLDPLKITPIEANHINGSFGFMIEKENSNGYIISGDTHKNAKIWEYINKNENITALLIECSFPSNLGKLAKDSKHLTAKYLAEDIEENLKRDDLQIFIYHLKSSHYEEIKQEIIDRKLFRNGGKILEDEDVIHFDLRVTESNMISKDKFDKILAINLELSSELDKDKLFEMILTLTKELTHCEGGTLYIVSKDKKYLDFKVVQNTPLNINMGGTKDNITWNSLPLYLEDGSENKQMVAVVSALEKRIINISDVYNETAYNFEGTKKFDKSTGYHSQTMLVIPLINHEQDVIGVLQLINKTKTINHVIPFTIDDEKIIKAFSSQAAMALTNSLLINSLEEFLNAFVETIAHAIDAKSTHTRNHIGKVAKIASYLAQAIDSDETIYKDVKYSSNEFRQIELAAWMHDIGKISMPESIIDKATKLQSMLDRIEIIKERFEVIKRDYEISYLKNEISKDEYKKRVQELEENEIFVEKVNIGGEFMRDEDLERIKEVSKLTYKRDKETIPLLNEDEVANLSIRKGTLTEEEKDIMNSHAQLTLDMLSALPFPKKYNRVLNIASNHHEKLNGKGYPRGLDEKVLTLEDKIMILADIFEALTASDRPYKEGKKLSEVFKILSFMVKDKEIDGELLKFFHEHEVLKKYSDEELKEFQKDKSEVTI; encoded by the coding sequence ATGAATTATTTAAAAGTATTAGGTTCTTCAGGAAGCAAAACCAAATTCTCAGGTACTACATCATTTCAAGTTTACAAAGATATTGTTATAGATGCAGGGAATATATTAAATGTTTTAGGTAATAATGCCTTAGATATAAACCATATTTTTCTAACTCATTCCCATGCTGATCATATCACTGATTTACCTTTTATTATTGATAACTTTTTTGAGCAAAGAAGAACTCCATTAAGAATCTATGCTTCAAAACAGACAATCAGTTCTTTGAAAAATCATACTTTTAACAATGAAGTTTGGCCAGATTTCTCAAAAATAAAACTTTTAGATTCAGAGGAATACTCTTTAATATTTATAGAAATCAATGTTGATGAACCAATATATCTAGACCCTCTAAAAATAACTCCTATTGAAGCAAATCATATTAATGGTTCTTTTGGCTTTATGATTGAAAAGGAAAATAGCAATGGCTACATAATAAGTGGAGATACCCACAAAAATGCAAAAATTTGGGAATATATTAATAAAAATGAAAACATTACTGCCCTTTTAATAGAGTGTTCTTTCCCCTCAAATTTAGGGAAGCTAGCTAAAGACAGTAAACATTTAACTGCAAAATATTTGGCTGAAGATATAGAAGAGAATCTAAAAAGAGATGATTTACAAATCTTTATTTATCACCTAAAATCTTCACATTATGAAGAGATTAAACAAGAAATTATTGATAGAAAACTATTTAGAAATGGTGGAAAAATCTTAGAAGATGAAGATGTTATCCATTTTGATTTAAGAGTAACAGAATCAAATATGATAAGCAAAGATAAGTTTGACAAAATCTTAGCAATAAACTTGGAGCTTTCAAGTGAGCTTGACAAAGATAAACTTTTTGAGATGATTTTAACTTTAACTAAAGAGCTTACTCACTGTGAAGGTGGAACTTTATATATAGTCTCAAAAGATAAAAAATATTTAGATTTCAAAGTTGTCCAAAATACTCCTTTAAATATCAATATGGGAGGAACAAAAGACAATATAACCTGGAACTCTTTGCCTCTATATTTGGAAGATGGAAGTGAAAACAAACAGATGGTTGCAGTTGTTTCTGCTTTAGAAAAAAGAATTATCAATATTTCAGATGTTTACAATGAAACTGCATATAATTTTGAAGGTACAAAAAAGTTCGATAAATCAACAGGCTATCACTCTCAAACAATGCTTGTAATACCTCTAATCAACCATGAACAAGATGTTATAGGAGTTTTACAACTTATAAACAAAACCAAAACAATTAATCATGTAATACCTTTTACAATAGATGATGAAAAGATAATTAAAGCTTTTTCCAGCCAAGCTGCCATGGCTTTAACAAACAGCTTATTAATAAATAGTTTGGAAGAGTTTTTAAATGCCTTTGTGGAAACTATTGCCCATGCAATTGATGCAAAATCAACTCATACAAGAAACCATATAGGAAAAGTTGCAAAAATTGCAAGCTACTTAGCCCAAGCAATTGATAGTGATGAAACAATTTATAAAGATGTAAAATACTCATCAAATGAATTTAGACAAATTGAACTAGCTGCATGGATGCATGATATTGGTAAAATATCTATGCCAGAATCAATAATCGATAAAGCTACTAAACTTCAATCTATGCTTGATAGAATAGAGATAATCAAAGAACGATTTGAAGTTATAAAAAGGGATTATGAAATAAGTTATCTAAAAAATGAAATTTCAAAAGATGAATATAAAAAAAGAGTTCAAGAGTTAGAAGAGAATGAAATTTTTGTTGAAAAAGTAAATATTGGTGGAGAGTTTATGAGAGATGAAGACCTAGAGAGAATAAAAGAGGTTTCAAAACTTACATATAAAAGAGATAAAGAGACAATTCCACTTCTTAATGAAGATGAAGTTGCAAACCTATCAATTAGAAAAGGAACTCTAACAGAAGAAGAGAAAGATATAATGAATAGTCATGCTCAACTTACCCTTGATATGTTATCAGCACTTCCTTTTCCCAAAAAGTACAATAGAGTTCTAAATATTGCATCAAACCACCATGAAAAACTAAATGGAAAAGGATACCCAAGAGGTTTAGATGAAAAAGTTCTAACATTAGAAGACAAAATTATGATACTTGCAGATATTTTTGAAGCCTTAACAGCAAGTGACAGACCATATAAAGAGGGGAAAAAACTCTCTGAGGTCTTTAAAATTCTCTCATTTATGGTAAAAGATAAAGAGATAGATGGAGAACTTTTGAAATTTTTCCATGAACATGAAGTATTAAAAAAATATTCGGATGAAGAGTTAAAAGAGTTTCAAAAAGATAAGAGCGAAGTAACTATTTAA
- a CDS encoding pyridoxal phosphate-dependent aminotransferase yields the protein MKIAQRMENLSPSVTMAITALGRELKAQGRDILSFSAGEPDFDTPEMIKNAAIKALNGGFTKYTAVEGITETKQAIINKLKRDHGLDYELNHIVISNGAKHSLFNLCQVLIEKGDEVIIPAPYWVTYPEQVKFSDGVPVIINTDEKTDFKITPDQLQAAITPKTKALILNTPSNPTGAVYTKEELEDIAKVLEGTDILVWSDEMYEKIIYDGKKFVSAASISEDMYQRTITINGLSKAVAMTGWRFGYIATPKTEIAKAMIKLQGQVTSNINSITQHAAIPALLGEVDADIEMMRVQFEKRRDYAVSAFNAIEGVSCFKPQGAFYLFVNIKDINPDSIRFAADLLEEKGVAVVPGLAFGMERYFRFSFATDLASIEEGIKRIREFIEKK from the coding sequence ATGAAAATTGCGCAAAGAATGGAGAATTTATCTCCGTCAGTAACAATGGCTATTACTGCTTTAGGTAGAGAACTTAAAGCGCAAGGTAGAGACATTTTAAGTTTTAGTGCTGGGGAACCAGATTTTGACACACCTGAAATGATTAAAAATGCAGCTATTAAAGCTCTAAATGGTGGGTTCACAAAATATACTGCAGTAGAAGGTATCACTGAAACGAAGCAAGCAATTATTAATAAATTAAAAAGAGACCATGGATTAGATTATGAATTAAATCATATTGTAATAAGCAATGGAGCAAAACATTCACTATTTAACTTATGTCAAGTTTTGATTGAAAAAGGGGATGAAGTAATTATTCCAGCTCCATATTGGGTTACATATCCAGAACAAGTAAAATTTTCTGATGGGGTACCAGTTATTATAAATACTGATGAAAAAACAGATTTTAAAATTACGCCTGATCAATTACAAGCAGCTATTACACCTAAAACAAAAGCCTTAATTTTAAATACACCTTCAAACCCAACTGGTGCTGTTTATACAAAAGAGGAGTTAGAAGATATTGCAAAAGTTTTAGAGGGAACTGATATTCTTGTTTGGTCTGATGAGATGTATGAAAAAATCATTTATGATGGTAAAAAATTTGTATCTGCTGCAAGTATCAGCGAAGATATGTATCAAAGAACTATTACAATAAATGGTTTAAGCAAAGCAGTTGCTATGACTGGTTGGAGATTTGGATATATTGCAACTCCAAAAACTGAAATTGCAAAAGCAATGATTAAACTTCAAGGTCAAGTAACTTCAAATATTAACTCAATAACTCAACATGCAGCTATCCCTGCACTTTTAGGTGAAGTTGATGCAGATATTGAGATGATGAGAGTACAGTTTGAAAAAAGAAGAGATTATGCTGTATCAGCATTTAATGCGATTGAGGGAGTATCATGTTTTAAACCTCAAGGAGCATTTTATCTATTTGTAAATATAAAAGATATCAATCCAGATTCTATAAGATTTGCAGCTGACCTTTTAGAAGAAAAAGGTGTAGCAGTAGTACCTGGTCTTGCATTTGGAATGGAAAGATATTTTAGATTCTCTTTTGCTACAGATTTAGCAAGTATTGAAGAGGGAATTAAAAGAATTAGAGAGTTTATAGAAAAAAAATAA
- a CDS encoding cation diffusion facilitator family transporter: MTTQKKATVVSSSVAALLTLLKLVVGIASGSVAVLASAIDSVLDMFVSLFNYFAIHNSEKPADETFNYGRGKIEALASVIEGTIITISGLFLLYQAIEKAITGETSKYLGISLTIMIISLVITILLVLFLNNVAKKTDNMVIKADVLHYKTDVYTNLAVLISLVLVNFTGIELIDVIVGGGISLFIIYSAYELIQEGVLVLLDRAVDEKIVEKITNIIKAEQRVNTHHLLKTREAGNQTFVDVHLVFDCLITLMEAHRISDRIEEKIKMIEPNRDWVITIHMDPYDDFEINDNGANNCPIN; this comes from the coding sequence ATGACTACACAAAAAAAAGCCACAGTCGTATCAAGTAGTGTTGCGGCACTACTTACTTTATTAAAACTTGTTGTAGGAATAGCAAGTGGATCAGTTGCAGTTTTGGCTTCTGCAATTGATTCAGTTTTAGATATGTTTGTATCTTTATTTAACTACTTTGCAATTCACAACTCAGAAAAACCTGCCGATGAAACTTTCAATTATGGAAGAGGAAAGATTGAAGCCTTAGCTTCAGTAATTGAAGGAACAATTATTACCATATCTGGGCTTTTCCTTCTTTATCAAGCAATAGAAAAAGCTATAACAGGTGAGACTTCAAAATATCTTGGAATATCTTTGACAATAATGATTATTTCATTAGTAATAACTATTTTGCTTGTTCTATTTTTAAATAATGTTGCCAAAAAAACTGATAATATGGTAATCAAAGCCGATGTGTTACACTATAAAACAGATGTTTATACAAACCTTGCAGTACTTATATCTTTAGTTTTAGTTAATTTTACAGGTATTGAGCTAATTGATGTTATTGTCGGAGGAGGAATATCTTTATTTATTATTTATTCTGCATATGAACTTATTCAAGAGGGAGTTTTGGTTTTACTTGATAGAGCTGTTGATGAAAAGATAGTAGAAAAAATTACAAATATAATAAAAGCTGAGCAAAGGGTAAACACACACCATCTACTTAAAACAAGAGAGGCAGGGAATCAAACCTTTGTTGATGTTCATCTTGTTTTTGATTGTCTAATTACACTTATGGAAGCACATAGAATAAGTGATAGAATCGAAGAAAAAATAAAAATGATTGAACCAAATAGAGATTGGGTTATAACTATTCATATGGACCCATACGATGACTTCGAAATAAATGACAATGGGGCAAATAACTGTCCTATTAATTAG
- a CDS encoding M48 family metallopeptidase produces MNFSTYINNKEVTVDLIRKRALKHTYLRLISKDLIQISANIFFTVDDAKRLIDNKIEWLEKGLVKLEKNFMEKDEFLFLGIRHKNLDFRDLDKFYKSEAKRLIPPIVEKYSKIMNLSPTSIKFRKNKRTWGSCNYKNELNFNILLMKFPIPLIEYVVIHELAHIKEKNHSKRFWSLVEEYCPDYKRRMKEFKSFL; encoded by the coding sequence TTGAATTTTTCAACATATATTAATAATAAAGAGGTCACCGTAGATCTTATTAGAAAAAGAGCTTTAAAACATACTTACTTAAGGCTTATTTCCAAAGATTTAATACAAATTAGTGCGAATATTTTTTTTACTGTAGATGATGCAAAAAGATTGATTGATAACAAAATAGAATGGTTAGAAAAAGGCTTAGTAAAATTAGAGAAAAATTTTATGGAAAAAGATGAATTTCTTTTTTTGGGAATTAGACACAAAAATCTTGATTTTAGAGATTTAGATAAGTTCTATAAAAGTGAAGCAAAAAGATTGATACCTCCAATAGTGGAAAAATATTCAAAAATTATGAATCTAAGTCCAACCTCTATAAAATTTAGGAAAAATAAAAGAACTTGGGGAAGTTGTAACTATAAAAATGAATTAAATTTTAATATTCTTTTGATGAAATTTCCAATTCCTTTAATTGAATATGTGGTTATACATGAACTTGCCCACATAAAAGAGAAAAACCATTCAAAAAGATTTTGGTCTTTGGTTGAAGAGTATTGTCCTGATTATAAAAGAAGGATGAAAGAGTTTAAGAGTTTTTTATAA